From one Humulus lupulus chromosome 8, drHumLupu1.1, whole genome shotgun sequence genomic stretch:
- the LOC133796110 gene encoding protein ALP1-like, with amino-acid sequence MADTDEEIELQSASIATYFVQHYYTTYIEKTPCMNSSQTGHMWLMEILKGHESRCYSMFRMEKDVFIKLCDELEANYGFKGSKRMCALEILGMFLFTLGHGAGNRLTQERFQHSGETVSRYFNKVLDVLCHMSVDVLKPPDPEFKDVPEEILKDSRYMPHFKNCIGAIDGVHVNAVIPPEDQVPFVGRKGIPTQNVMAICNFDMQFIYAYARWEGSAHDTRIFYTALRDSTSNFPKPPQGKYYLVDAGYPQITGFLGPYKGQRYHLPQFQRGSKPTGYKEVFNQAHSSLRSVIERTFGVWKKRWKILRDMPSYPYQKQVKIVIASMTLHNYIRRHAKRDRHFEKIRDNPYYCVEDQTNIEDEDETARASNLNEMDNTRDLIAASLMGYN; translated from the exons atGGCAGACACGGATGAGGAGATTGAGTTACAATCGGCGTCTATAGCTACATACTTTGTTCAACATTATTATACAACATATATTGAAAAGACACCTTGTATGAATTCTTCTCAAACTGGTCATATGTGGTTGATGGAAATATTAAAAGGACATGAAAGTAGATGTTATAGCATGTTTAGGATGGAGAAAGATGTTTTCATTAAATTATGCGATGAATTGGAAGCTAATTATGGATTTAAGGGTTCAAAGAGAATGTGTGCTCTTGAGATATTAGGCATGTTTTTATTTACATTAGGTCACGGTGCTGGAAACCGATTAACACAAGAGCGATTCCAACACTCAGGCGAGACAGTTAGTCGATATTTCAACAAGGTTTTAGAtgttttatgtcatatgagtgtAGATGTATTAAAACCACCAGACCCAGAATTTAAAGATGTTCCTGAAGAGATATTGAAAGATTCTAGATATATGCCTCATTTTAAG aaCTGTATTGGCGCAATAGACGGTGTACATGTGAATGCTGTAATTCCACCTGAAGATCAAGTACCATTTGTTGGTAGAAAAGGGATACCAACTCAGAATGTCATGGCAATATGTAATTTTGATATGCAATTTATATATGCATATGCTAGGTGGGAAGGTTCTGCTCACGATACAAGAATTTTCTATACAGCTTTACGTGATTCAACTTCAAATTTTCCAAAACCTCCCCAAG GAAAATATTATTTAGTGGATGCGGGATACCCACAAATTACAGGTTTTTTAGGACCATATAAAGGCCAAAGATACCATCTACCACAATTTCAACGAGGTAGCAAACCTACTGGTTATAAAGAGGTATTCAACCAGGCACATTCTTCTCTTCGAAGTGTTATTGAAAGAACTTTTGGAGTATGGAAGAAAAGATGGAAAATATTAAGAGATATGCCTAGTTATCCATATCAGAAGCAAGTGAAAATAGTGATTGCATCAATGACCTTGCATAATTACATTCGAAGGCATGCAAAACGTGATCGACATTTTGAGAAAATTAGAGATAATCCATATTATTGTGTAGAAGATCAAACTAAtattgaagatgaagatgagacagCTAGAGCTTCAAATTTAAATGAAATGGACAATACTAGAGATCTGATTGCTGCAAGTTTAATGGGATATAATTAA
- the LOC133796112 gene encoding L10-interacting MYB domain-containing protein-like, with protein MENENNICTKSDVPRSKAIWNSESLNFFLDFCIKEVDDGHRPTTYLDKVGYVNLITNMKKATGRDYTRPQLKNKWDGLKNEWKLWKQLKGKETGLGWNIKKNTIDATEDWWNSKLQSHPDAAKFRIRGIEPEVEEKLDRIFMNTVATGEYAWTPSSGIIPSESEKPFNNIETLHEQLESSDDDLEMPNTDRFLREKNNKRLAEPLEKQNKAMKHGKGKMKKTGPLMIFEQIGRLADAVETRSRNIETARKENNITEVMKILNSLPGIEKGSSLYLFATRLFIMKEKREMFASLEELELMLTWLKNEHTLG; from the exons ATGgaaaatgaaaataatatttgCACCAAGAGTGACGTACCAAGAAGTAAAGCAATATGGAATTCAGAGAGTTTGAATTTTTTCTTAGACTTCTGTATCAAAGAGGTTGATGATGGGCATCGTCCTACTACTTATTTAGATAAAGTTGGATATGTAAACTTGATTACAAATATGAAGAAAGCAACTGGAAGAGATTACACTAGACCACAATTAAAAAATAAGTGGGATGGATTAAAAAATGAATGGAAGCTTTGGAAGCAACTCAAGGGAAAAGAAACTGGCTTAGGATGGAATATAAAAAAGAATACAATTGATGCAACCGAAGATTGGTGGAATAGTAAATTACAG AGTCATCCCGATGCTGCAAAGTTTCGCATTCGGGGAATTGAACCAGAGGTAGAGGAAAAATTAGATAGGATTTTCATGAACACTGTTGCTACAGGAGAGTATGCTTGGACACCTTCATCTGGAATAATTCCATCTGAGTCTGAAAAACCTTTTAACAATATTGAAACCTTACATGAACAACTTGAGAGTAGTGACGATGATCTAGAGATGCCTAATACTGATAGATTTCTTAGAGAGAAAAATAACAAGAGATTAGCCGAGCCACTTGAGAAACAAAATAAAGCAATGAAACATGGAAAAGGAAAAATGAAGAAGACAGGGCCTTTAATGATATTTGAACAAATTGGTCGCCTTGCTGATGCTGTGGAGACAAGGAGTAGAAATATTGAAACAGCTAGAAAGGAGAATAATATTACCGAAgttatgaaaattttaaattctttGCCTGGAATTGAGAAAGGGAGCAGCTTGTATTTATTTGCAACTCGCTTGTTTATcatgaaagagaagagagagatgTTTGCTTCATTGGAAGAACTTGAGTTGATGCTTACTTGGCTCAAGAATGAGCATACTCTGGGATAA